A genome region from Nocardia sp. NBC_00565 includes the following:
- a CDS encoding amidohydrolase family protein produces the protein MPLQPWMKLISVDDHLIEHPLVWQDRLPAKYRDLGPRIIEIPRGDLPAIQSWEYEGRPYPYIGLNAVAGKKPEEYGLEPVRYDDMIPGCYDPKARLADMDIDGVEAMLCFPSFPRFCGTVFLEAEDKDLALLCVRAYNDFVLDEWCAAAPGRLIPVVILPLWDAEESVREIHRTAAKGAKAISFPDLPHALGLPSVHTDFWDPVFSAAEETGMPLCQHFGSGGATSIPQIASDAPFAVMINLMGTNSMHATVDWMFSPALHKHPNLKIGLSEGGIGWMPYIVERADYVWRKHRYYQNINQDVRPSELFKKHFHGCFIEDDFGIANRHIIGVDRITWECDYPHSDSFWPASRKRAEETFAEVPDDEVHQIVELNARRFYNLPAVVPAPAGAAS, from the coding sequence ATGCCCCTGCAGCCATGGATGAAGCTCATCTCCGTCGATGACCACCTGATCGAGCACCCGCTCGTCTGGCAGGATCGGCTGCCCGCCAAATACCGGGACCTCGGGCCCCGAATCATCGAGATCCCGCGCGGGGATCTGCCGGCGATTCAGTCCTGGGAGTACGAGGGTCGGCCCTATCCGTATATCGGGCTCAACGCGGTCGCGGGCAAGAAGCCCGAGGAGTACGGGCTCGAGCCGGTCCGCTACGACGACATGATCCCCGGCTGTTACGACCCCAAGGCGCGGTTGGCGGACATGGACATCGATGGTGTGGAAGCTATGTTGTGTTTCCCATCGTTTCCCCGGTTCTGCGGCACCGTGTTTCTCGAAGCCGAGGACAAGGACCTCGCACTACTGTGCGTGCGGGCTTACAACGACTTCGTACTCGACGAGTGGTGTGCCGCAGCGCCGGGGCGCCTGATCCCCGTGGTAATTCTGCCGTTGTGGGACGCCGAGGAGTCGGTGCGGGAGATCCACCGGACGGCGGCGAAAGGCGCCAAGGCGATTTCGTTCCCCGACCTGCCGCACGCCCTCGGACTGCCGTCCGTCCACACCGATTTCTGGGATCCGGTGTTCTCCGCGGCCGAAGAGACCGGCATGCCGTTGTGCCAGCATTTCGGTAGCGGTGGCGCCACCTCCATCCCGCAGATCGCCTCGGACGCGCCATTCGCGGTGATGATCAACCTGATGGGCACCAACAGCATGCACGCCACGGTGGACTGGATGTTCTCCCCCGCGTTGCACAAGCACCCCAACCTGAAGATCGGTCTGTCCGAGGGCGGCATCGGCTGGATGCCCTACATCGTCGAGCGCGCCGACTACGTCTGGCGCAAACACCGCTACTACCAGAACATCAACCAGGATGTGCGGCCCTCGGAGTTGTTCAAGAAGCACTTTCACGGCTGTTTCATCGAGGACGATTTCGGAATCGCCAACCGGCACATCATCGGTGTCGACCGGATCACCTGGGAGTGCGACTACCCGCACTCGGACTCGTTCTGGCCGGCCAGCCGCAAGCGGGCCGAGGAGACGTTCGCCGAGGTGCCCGACGACGAGGTGCATCAGATCGTCGAGTTGAACGCCCGCCGGTTCTACAACCTGCCCGCGGTGGTTCCGGCGCCCGCTGGC
- a CDS encoding branched-chain amino acid ABC transporter permease/ATP-binding protein, with protein MTQHLVFLLLGLGNGAVFGALAVAVVLTYRSSGVLNFATGAIALYTAYVYGFLRQGELLLLVPGLPKTIDIGDPLGLWPAMVIALAMAALLGLILYVLIFRPLRTAPLVARAVAALGVSLVIGGLVATILGTDPVTVDPIFPTDVWRSGDLRVSADRLYFAATIVAIAIVLSLIFRFTKFGLATRAAAESERGAYVSGVSPDRIAAYNWMLSSAVAGLSGILIAPIVPLVPVAYTLFIVPALAAAIVARFEFVVVAVLAGLAIGALQSEAQYLSSMHSWLPSAGLPELIPLVLILLVLVVRARALPARGAVILKSLGRAPRPRHLVATTVLAVVAVVALVVLQDRYRMGLITSLIMAVIALSIVVVTGYAGQVSLAQLTIAGVAGFALGPIGNSLHVPFPLAPLLAAIAAAALGVVVGLPALRIRGLTVAVATFAMAFALEAFWFRNLDLVGSAGTAIPTPSLFGWDLGIGAGHDYPRVRFGLMCLFVLVVVGVSVALLRRSRLGSQMLAVRANERSAAAAGVNVTRVKILAFAIAAFIAGLGGALLAYQQQTITFDSFSALGGLVLFGTVYLAGVTSVSGGLLAGIIAANGLLYIAVDEIFTVSGWYSVIASVALIFTVILNPEGIVGPVHAVLVKRTTPAGTATVMGSSAATRSVRRREDREFDPAADPVFELRNVSVHYGGVVAVDDVSIAVPRGAIVGLIGPNGAGKTTLIDAISGFTPHEGAVSLDGHSIDDMVAHKRIRAGLGRTFQAIELYDDLSVGENVKVGLTAAGRHRSARRAPDTGNARLDTVFELLGLAEVRERPAGELSHGQRQLVSIARALAGAPEVLLLDEPAGGLDTTESQWLAERLRDIRDSGITIVMIDHDMNLVLGLCDWIHVLNFGQVIASGPPAAIRADQTVAQAYLGSMRAEGAML; from the coding sequence ATGACGCAGCATTTGGTTTTTCTGTTGCTCGGCTTGGGCAACGGTGCCGTATTCGGCGCACTGGCGGTGGCAGTGGTGCTGACCTACCGAAGCTCGGGGGTGCTGAACTTCGCCACCGGTGCGATCGCCCTGTACACCGCCTACGTATATGGGTTCCTCAGGCAAGGCGAACTGTTGTTGCTCGTGCCGGGGCTGCCGAAGACGATCGACATCGGCGACCCACTAGGTCTGTGGCCGGCAATGGTCATCGCATTGGCGATGGCGGCGCTGCTCGGATTGATCTTGTACGTACTGATCTTCCGTCCGCTACGCACCGCGCCACTCGTTGCCCGCGCGGTTGCGGCCTTGGGGGTGTCACTGGTCATCGGCGGGCTGGTCGCCACCATTCTCGGTACCGATCCAGTCACCGTCGATCCGATCTTCCCCACTGACGTATGGCGTAGCGGCGATCTGCGGGTGTCGGCGGACCGGCTGTACTTCGCCGCGACCATCGTGGCGATCGCGATTGTGCTCTCCTTGATCTTTCGTTTCACCAAGTTCGGCCTGGCGACGCGCGCGGCGGCGGAATCGGAGCGAGGTGCTTACGTCAGTGGGGTGTCGCCGGATCGGATCGCCGCATACAACTGGATGCTCAGTTCGGCGGTGGCCGGGTTGTCGGGAATCTTGATCGCGCCGATCGTCCCGCTGGTGCCGGTCGCGTACACGCTGTTCATCGTTCCGGCACTAGCGGCCGCGATAGTCGCCAGATTCGAGTTCGTGGTCGTCGCGGTGCTCGCCGGGCTCGCGATCGGGGCATTGCAGTCCGAGGCGCAATATCTCTCGTCGATGCACAGTTGGTTGCCGTCGGCCGGTCTGCCGGAACTTATTCCGTTGGTGCTCATACTCCTTGTCCTGGTCGTGCGGGCGCGCGCACTGCCCGCCAGGGGTGCGGTCATCCTGAAAAGTCTCGGCAGGGCGCCGCGACCGCGGCACCTGGTCGCGACGACGGTGCTGGCGGTCGTCGCCGTCGTCGCGCTGGTCGTACTCCAGGATCGATATCGCATGGGCCTGATCACCAGCCTGATCATGGCCGTTATTGCCTTGTCGATCGTGGTGGTGACGGGATACGCCGGACAGGTTTCGCTGGCGCAGTTGACGATTGCCGGTGTTGCCGGGTTTGCGCTCGGCCCCATCGGCAATTCGTTGCACGTCCCATTTCCCTTGGCACCACTGCTCGCCGCGATAGCCGCGGCCGCGCTCGGGGTGGTGGTCGGGTTGCCCGCCCTTCGGATCCGAGGTCTGACGGTGGCGGTCGCCACCTTCGCGATGGCGTTCGCGTTGGAAGCGTTCTGGTTCCGAAATCTGGATCTGGTCGGCTCGGCCGGGACAGCGATTCCTACGCCGTCGCTGTTCGGCTGGGATCTGGGAATCGGCGCGGGTCATGACTATCCGCGGGTGCGATTCGGCCTGATGTGCCTGTTCGTCCTCGTCGTGGTCGGTGTGAGCGTGGCACTGCTGCGCCGCAGTCGACTCGGGTCGCAGATGCTCGCCGTGCGGGCGAATGAACGATCGGCAGCGGCGGCGGGTGTCAATGTGACGAGGGTGAAGATTCTCGCGTTCGCGATCGCGGCATTCATCGCGGGCCTCGGCGGCGCCTTACTTGCCTATCAGCAGCAGACCATCACCTTTGATTCGTTCTCCGCACTCGGTGGCCTGGTGCTTTTCGGGACCGTCTATCTGGCTGGGGTGACGTCGGTGTCCGGCGGTCTGCTCGCGGGCATCATCGCGGCGAACGGCCTGCTCTACATCGCTGTCGACGAAATATTCACCGTCAGCGGCTGGTACAGCGTCATAGCCAGTGTCGCGTTGATCTTCACCGTGATTCTCAACCCCGAGGGCATTGTGGGCCCGGTGCACGCGGTACTGGTGAAGCGCACGACTCCCGCCGGTACTGCCACCGTCATGGGGTCGTCGGCGGCAACGCGCAGTGTGCGGCGGCGCGAAGATCGGGAGTTCGATCCGGCGGCCGATCCGGTATTCGAATTGCGTAATGTGTCAGTGCATTACGGCGGAGTTGTCGCTGTCGACGATGTCTCGATCGCGGTACCACGAGGTGCGATCGTCGGCTTGATCGGTCCCAATGGTGCCGGTAAGACTACGCTGATCGACGCGATCAGCGGGTTCACACCGCACGAGGGTGCGGTATCGCTGGATGGCCACTCGATCGACGATATGGTCGCGCACAAACGAATTCGTGCGGGGCTCGGACGCACATTCCAGGCGATCGAGTTGTACGACGACCTCAGTGTCGGCGAGAACGTCAAGGTCGGGCTGACAGCCGCCGGTCGTCACCGGTCCGCGCGCCGCGCGCCGGACACCGGCAACGCGCGACTGGATACGGTGTTCGAGCTGCTCGGTCTCGCCGAGGTCCGCGAGCGTCCAGCGGGTGAGTTGTCGCATGGTCAACGCCAACTGGTGTCGATTGCGCGTGCACTCGCCGGGGCACCGGAAGTGCTGTTACTCGACGAGCCCGCGGGTGGACTCGACACCACCGAAAGCCAGTGGCTTGCTGAACGGTTACGCGATATTCGCGACAGTGGCATCACGATCGTGATGATCGACCACGATATGAATCTCGTTCTCGGACTGTGCGACTGGATCCACGTGCTGAATTTCGGGCAGGTGATCGCGTCGGGCCCGCCGGCGGCCATTCGTGCCGATCAGACGGTGGCGCAGGCGTACCTCGGCAGCATGCGTGCGGAAGGAGCGATGCTCTGA
- a CDS encoding ABC transporter ATP-binding protein: protein MADQSVLAGAAPDFECRGVVAGHGSVPVVRDLDLSLAAGTVLAVLGPNGAGKTTLMTTIAGLLPRLGGDVLVAGRPLPNARPAAANKAGVVLVPDDRALFTTLTVRENLYLARKAGGPDIDATMAMFPALRKRLQVAAGALSGGEQQMLAVARALVQKPKVLLIDEMSMGLAPVIVEDLLPIVRRIADETGAVVILVEQHVQLALEVADEAIVVVHGDIGLRGSAAELAADPGRLEAAYLGEVQPVPR, encoded by the coding sequence ATGGCCGACCAATCGGTATTAGCGGGTGCGGCACCCGATTTCGAATGTCGTGGCGTGGTCGCCGGACACGGCTCGGTTCCGGTCGTACGCGATCTGGACCTGTCACTGGCCGCCGGAACCGTACTTGCCGTGCTCGGTCCCAACGGGGCGGGTAAGACCACGCTGATGACGACGATCGCCGGGCTCCTGCCCCGACTCGGCGGCGACGTACTGGTCGCGGGGAGACCCCTGCCGAACGCACGGCCTGCTGCGGCGAACAAGGCGGGTGTCGTCCTTGTGCCCGATGACCGGGCACTGTTCACCACGTTGACCGTTCGGGAGAACCTGTACCTCGCGCGCAAGGCGGGCGGCCCCGATATCGATGCGACGATGGCGATGTTTCCCGCGTTGCGTAAGCGGCTCCAGGTGGCCGCTGGCGCGTTGTCCGGTGGCGAACAGCAAATGCTCGCGGTTGCCAGAGCGCTGGTGCAGAAGCCGAAGGTGCTGCTCATCGATGAGATGAGCATGGGCCTGGCACCGGTGATCGTCGAAGACCTGCTGCCGATTGTCCGGCGAATCGCGGACGAGACCGGAGCCGTCGTGATCCTCGTCGAACAACATGTCCAACTGGCCCTCGAAGTAGCTGACGAGGCCATCGTCGTGGTCCACGGTGACATCGGACTGCGTGGCAGCGCTGCCGAACTCGCCGCAGATCCCGGCCGACTCGAAGCCGCCTACCTCGGCGAGGTGCAACCCGTCCCTCGGTGA